Within Saccharomonospora cyanea NA-134, the genomic segment GCAAGACAACGGGCGTGCACCTGCGCGTGCACGCCCGTCGCTTCGAAGAACTCGATCACCTGGTGAGTATCGACCTCAGCCGGGACACCTCCGCCATACGGCGCTCGGCGAGGCGGTCGGCCGCGGTCACCGGCGGCACGCCCTCCTCCTCGGCGAGGGCGAACACCTTCTTCGTCGTCTCGTACAGCGCGCTCACCTTGCGGTGGGCCCGCTCGAAGTCGAACCCGTGGAGTTCGTCGCTGACCATGATGACGCCACCGGAGTTCACGAGGTAGTCGGGAGCGAAGAGGATCCTCCGCTCGTCGAGCAGCTTCTCCACCCCCGGGTGGGCGAGCTGGTTGTTCGCCGCGCCACAGACGATCCTGGCGCGCAGCACCTCCACGGTCGCGTCGTCGAGCGCCCCACCGAGCGCGCACGGGGCGTAGACGTCGATGTCGGAGGCGACCAGTGCCGCGGTGTCGGAGACGACGTCCACCGACGGGTGCGCGGCGCGGACGCGGTCGATCGCGGCCTCGGAGACGTCGGTGACGACGACCTCCGCGCCAGCCTCGACCAGATGCCCCACGAGAAGGTGGCCGACCTTCCCCACACCGGACACACCGACGCGGCGCCCACGCAGCTCGGGGCTGCCCCACACGTGCTCGGCGGAGGCTCGCATGCCCTGGAACACGCCGTAGGCGGTGAGCACGGACGAGTCCCCGGCACCGCCGTCGTCGCGGGAGCGGCCGGTGACGTGCCGGGTCTCCCTCGCGATCACGTCCATGTCGGACACGTAGGTGCCCACGTCGCAGGCGGTGATGTAGCGGCCACCGAGGGACTCGACGAACCGGCCGTAGGCCCGCAGCAGCGCTTCCGACTTGACCGTGGCGGGGTCACCGACGATGACGGCCTTGCCACCACCGAGGTCGAGTCCCGCGAGGGCGTTCTTGTACGACATGCCCATCGACAGCGCCAGCACGTCGTTCAACGCGTCCTGCTCCGACGCGTACGGGTAGAAGCGGGTTCCGCCCAGGGCGGGCCCGAGTGCGGTGGAGTGCACCGCGATGATCGCCTTGAGCCCGGTCTGCGGGTCCTGGCAGTAGACCACCTGTTCGTGGCCGCCGTCGCGGCCGAATACACCATCGGTCACGGTCGTGACTCCTTTGTCGTCGCCCGGCGCGGCTTGTGGCTCGCGCTCCGGTGTGCCGGTGTTCGGTTGTGGGCGGCCACGAACCGGAAGGTCGTTCCGGGCCTCCTCGCCGCCGCCTGCGAATCTAGCTCACGCACAACCGCCGGAAAACCGGGCGACTGGCAGGTGGAACCGGTCAGGACCCCGGCGTCGGGGAGCGCAGCGCGGCCACTGCCGAGGCGAACATCGTCGACTTGATGGCGCCGAGCGTGCCCTTGTCCTTGCCCGCCAGTGCGCTGACGCGCTCGCACGCGACGTCCAGCAGCACGTCCTGCTCCGCGACCGCGTCGACGAGTCCTGTGCGCTCCGCCTCGGGACCACCGAACCGGTGCGCCGTGGTCATCGACGCGATCGCCGCGGCTGGCGTCAGCTTGCTCTGGATGAGGGCGGCCATGCCCGGGGTGAACGGGATGTTGATGTCGGCTTCGGGGAAGCAGAAGTAACCCCGGTCGGCGCGCATGACGCGCACGTCGTGCGCCATCGCCAGCATGGCACCCGCGCCGAAGGCGTGGCCGTTGACGGCGGCCACCGTGGGCACCGGCAGGGTGAGCACCCTGGCGAAGAGCTCGTGCACGTCCCGGACGTAGCTCGGGGTCTGGTCGGCGTGGGCGGCGAGCCATTCCAGGTCGAGCCCGTTGGAGTAGAACTTGCCCTGGCCCACCGTCACGAGCGCTGCCGGTCCTTCGTGCTCCGAGACGGTGTCCAGCATCCCGTGGACCGTCGTCAGCCACTCGGGCGAGAACCGGTTCTCGTCAGCTCCGAGTTCGAGCACGAACACGGGGTCGCGGTGGTGCAGCGTGGGCACGGCAGTCCTTCCTTCGACGTCCGGAAACCGACATCCGGAGACCGGAGGAGACACTAACAGAGCGCTTAGTCACCTCGGTGCCGTACGACGCCGCCGGGAACGGTGCCTTCCTGTCGAGCGCGGCGAGTACGGCGGCCTCCGCGAGCCCGGCGGCCTCCCGACGATCGGCCGCACGACCCGGCGCGATCTCAGGACACACGACGACCTCCAGAACGAGTCCACGCAACCGCAGCGTCCGCCGTATCGACTCGACCAGGGACTCAGGGCCGACGAACGCCGGTCGCGTCGTCTCGCGCCCGCTCTCCATCCGGTACCGCAGGGCCACCGGGCGAACGGGCACACCGGCATCGATCGCGGCCTGGAAGAACGCGGGACGGAACCGGCCGGACGCCCGCCCGCACCACGTGGTGCCCTCGGGTGTGACGTTGACGAGTGTTCCCGCCCGCAGCACGTCGGCCACCCGCGCGACGGTGACGGGCAACGTCGACAGGCGCTCGCGATCGAGGAACACGGTGCCGGACCTCGCCACCAACCGGCCCAGGAAAGGCCACGAAGCGATCTCCCGCTTGGCGACGGCTTTCATGGGCCGCACAGCGCCGAGGGCCACGATGTCGAGCCACGAGACGTGGTTGGTGACCACCAACGCGCCTCGCCCCCGCCCGTCGAGGCGTCCGCGCACCACGAGACGAACACCGCAGGCGGTCAACACCGCGCGGAACACGGCACGCACCACACGGTCGCGAGCCCTCCCCCGCAGCAACGCTATGGCCCCGGCGGCCGGAACCGCGGCGGCGAGCACGACCAGCAGCGCCAGCGCGCGGACGAACGACCCCACCGGTGTCACCGTGTCCTCGCCCCGGGTGAGACACGCGGTGCCGCACGGCGACGACGGCTTCCACACCTGCCCGGTGGTCACGACGACTCCCCGAGAAAGAAACGCAGGTAACGGGCATCGAGGCGTTGCATGTCGAGCAGCACGGGAAAGTCGGCGACGTGGAAGTCCACGTCCAGCGCGGGCGGTCCGCACACCTTCGCCCCCAGGCGCAGGTAGCCGCGCAGCAGCGGCGGCACGGTGGGCCGCGGACCGGTGTCCGGGCTCGTGGAGCCGTCTGCGCCGTCCCACGGACGCAACGGCGACACCCGGTACTGCTCCGGCGCGTAGTGCCGCGTCCGGACGGTCTCCCACACGACGGTGGCCCGCGCCCCGCCGTCGTCCAGCGGCACGGACGCGCAGCCGACCAGGTAGCGATGCCCGGACAACGTCATGTACCGCGCGATGCCGGCCCACATCAGCCCGACGACCGCACCGCCG encodes:
- a CDS encoding GNAT family N-acetyltransferase; this translates as MTPSQLLARTDRTKPAASRYSLFVARDGADVRAAQRLRYQVFAEQLGARLHTSEAGLDIDYFDDYCDHLVVRQDETGEVVGTYRMLPPSRAAEAGNLYSDLEFDLSALDRLRPSLVETGRSCVHPDHRGGAVVGLMWAGIARYMTLSGHRYLVGCASVPLDDGGARATVVWETVRTRHYAPEQYRVSPLRPWDGADGSTSPDTGPRPTVPPLLRGYLRLGAKVCGPPALDVDFHVADFPVLLDMQRLDARYLRFFLGESS
- a CDS encoding enoyl-CoA hydratase/isomerase family protein, translated to MPTLHHRDPVFVLELGADENRFSPEWLTTVHGMLDTVSEHEGPAALVTVGQGKFYSNGLDLEWLAAHADQTPSYVRDVHELFARVLTLPVPTVAAVNGHAFGAGAMLAMAHDVRVMRADRGYFCFPEADINIPFTPGMAALIQSKLTPAAAIASMTTAHRFGGPEAERTGLVDAVAEQDVLLDVACERVSALAGKDKGTLGAIKSTMFASAVAALRSPTPGS
- a CDS encoding lysophospholipid acyltransferase family protein; this translates as MTTGQVWKPSSPCGTACLTRGEDTVTPVGSFVRALALLVVLAAAVPAAGAIALLRGRARDRVVRAVFRAVLTACGVRLVVRGRLDGRGRGALVVTNHVSWLDIVALGAVRPMKAVAKREIASWPFLGRLVARSGTVFLDRERLSTLPVTVARVADVLRAGTLVNVTPEGTTWCGRASGRFRPAFFQAAIDAGVPVRPVALRYRMESGRETTRPAFVGPESLVESIRRTLRLRGLVLEVVVCPEIAPGRAADRREAAGLAEAAVLAALDRKAPFPAASYGTEVTKRSVSVSSGLRMSVSGRRRKDCRAHAAPPRPRVRARTRS
- a CDS encoding Glu/Leu/Phe/Val family dehydrogenase translates to MTDGVFGRDGGHEQVVYCQDPQTGLKAIIAVHSTALGPALGGTRFYPYASEQDALNDVLALSMGMSYKNALAGLDLGGGKAVIVGDPATVKSEALLRAYGRFVESLGGRYITACDVGTYVSDMDVIARETRHVTGRSRDDGGAGDSSVLTAYGVFQGMRASAEHVWGSPELRGRRVGVSGVGKVGHLLVGHLVEAGAEVVVTDVSEAAIDRVRAAHPSVDVVSDTAALVASDIDVYAPCALGGALDDATVEVLRARIVCGAANNQLAHPGVEKLLDERRILFAPDYLVNSGGVIMVSDELHGFDFERAHRKVSALYETTKKVFALAEEEGVPPVTAADRLAERRMAEVSRLRSILTR